Proteins from a single region of Candidatus Woesearchaeota archaeon:
- the upp gene encoding uracil phosphoribosyltransferase, with product MVAMDSQYDGRYVELAVTSPHIRRLVSHMRHFLFQGDAHYFRVNAREVGTFLAYEAEKVIGDRLGLKHYEIPTVNGVAEVDLRIEEPLLLNILRAANPLVEGTQNVFRQAPVGFMDIKRDHGAGAYDAVAGSVRVKITYDQIPENGLDGKILVAPDIMLASASSFTEGYKMLTGKYGTPRLTVVTSVISAKPGIERVLTQIPESIVVTASIDPRLDARAFIDPGLGDAGDLCYNGGSDLLDIIEGILRAYDPQELVPALRAAILSNGAPRHERVAEVMQRLSGK from the coding sequence ATGGTTGCAATGGATTCTCAATATGATGGACGATATGTTGAACTAGCTGTAACTAGCCCCCATATACGTAGGCTTGTATCGCACATGAGGCATTTTTTATTTCAAGGAGATGCTCATTATTTTCGTGTAAATGCAAGAGAAGTTGGAACTTTTTTAGCTTATGAAGCAGAAAAAGTTATTGGAGACCGATTAGGCTTAAAGCATTATGAAATTCCCACGGTTAATGGGGTTGCTGAAGTTGATCTACGTATTGAGGAACCACTTCTTCTTAACATTCTACGAGCAGCTAATCCTTTAGTAGAAGGAACACAAAATGTGTTTCGTCAAGCCCCAGTGGGATTTATGGATATAAAAAGAGACCATGGCGCTGGTGCCTATGATGCCGTAGCTGGAAGTGTTAGAGTAAAAATTACGTATGACCAAATACCAGAGAATGGTTTAGATGGAAAAATCTTAGTTGCACCAGATATCATGCTTGCTTCCGCAAGTAGTTTTACAGAAGGATACAAAATGCTCACCGGCAAGTATGGAACACCACGCTTAACTGTGGTTACGTCTGTCATTTCGGCAAAACCAGGAATAGAACGCGTTCTTACACAAATTCCAGAGAGCATAGTTGTGACAGCTTCCATAGATCCTCGCTTAGATGCAAGGGCATTTATTGACCCTGGATTGGGAGATGCAGGAGATTTATGTTATAATGGAGGATCTGATTTATTGGATATTATAGAGGGGATTTTACGAGCATATGATCCTCAAGAACTAGTTCCTGCTTTGCGTGCAGCGATTCTTTCGAATGGCGCACCTAGGCACGAAAGAGTGGCAGAAGTTATGCAAAGACTATCAGGTAAGTAA
- a CDS encoding NUDIX domain-containing protein yields the protein MPRPEKEMTLCFLVRQTETGREVALAAKKPNQDQGGQWSYENGYGGKVEASQTLEQAALDEVQKESTVVAVPEDLRYHGYIDFHVHKELFGEGKGLDFRCHMYLLEKWQGEPQETSEMGPPRWYPVNNIPFDRMWPADRHWVEEVVACGMNVYGEVYFKPEKTTISLGFRNSNPDLIK from the coding sequence ATGCCTCGCCCAGAAAAAGAAATGACCCTTTGTTTTCTTGTACGTCAAACTGAAACAGGCAGAGAGGTTGCACTTGCTGCGAAAAAGCCTAATCAAGATCAAGGCGGTCAATGGTCATATGAGAATGGTTATGGTGGAAAAGTAGAAGCAAGTCAAACACTTGAGCAGGCTGCACTTGATGAAGTGCAAAAAGAGTCGACTGTCGTTGCCGTACCAGAAGACCTTCGATACCATGGCTACATTGACTTTCATGTCCATAAAGAATTATTTGGCGAAGGAAAAGGTCTTGATTTTCGCTGCCATATGTATCTTCTCGAGAAATGGCAAGGTGAACCGCAAGAAACATCCGAGATGGGTCCACCACGATGGTATCCAGTCAATAACATTCCTTTTGATCGTATGTGGCCAGCTGATCGCCACTGGGTCGAAGAAGTAGTCGCGTGTGGTATGAATGTGTATGGAGAAGTATATTTTAAACCAGAGAAGACTACCATCTCATTGGGTTTTAGAAATAGCAATCCTGATTTAATTAAGTAA
- a CDS encoding Bro-N domain-containing protein, with translation MNEYKALSIFEGKEIRKLWHENEWWFSVVDAVQVLTDSTDAKDYWYRLKKREQESTGAELSTFCRQLKLPSSDGKFYTTDCSNTEGLFRIIQSIPSPKAEPFKLWLAKTGYQRVQEIQDPELAQKRMKELYKQKGYSEEWIEKRVRGIAIRDELTDEWKKRGVKEGKEFSILTAEISKATFGLTPKEYKDLKSLKNENLRDHMNDLELLFGMLGERISTEITKKDDADGFNECKTASVKGGTIAGNARKETEKELGRPISTTENYLREPESKKRKILK, from the coding sequence ATGAACGAATACAAAGCATTATCCATTTTTGAAGGAAAAGAGATTCGTAAGCTCTGGCATGAGAATGAATGGTGGTTTTCTGTTGTAGATGCGGTTCAAGTCTTAACTGATAGTACAGATGCCAAGGACTATTGGTATAGACTCAAAAAAAGAGAGCAAGAATCTACAGGTGCTGAGTTATCGACATTTTGTCGACAACTGAAATTACCTTCTTCAGATGGAAAGTTTTACACTACTGATTGTTCTAATACTGAGGGTCTTTTTCGTATTATCCAATCTATCCCCTCTCCTAAAGCAGAACCATTCAAGCTCTGGTTGGCAAAGACAGGGTATCAACGCGTCCAAGAAATTCAAGACCCCGAATTAGCTCAGAAACGTATGAAAGAGTTGTATAAACAAAAAGGATACTCGGAGGAATGGATTGAAAAGCGCGTTAGAGGAATTGCGATTCGGGATGAATTGACAGATGAATGGAAAAAACGAGGTGTCAAAGAAGGCAAGGAGTTTTCCATCTTAACGGCAGAGATCTCCAAGGCAACGTTTGGTTTAACACCAAAAGAGTACAAAGATCTCAAAAGCCTGAAAAATGAGAATCTCCGAGATCATATGAATGATCTAGAATTATTATTTGGTATGCTAGGTGAACGGATTTCAACTGAGATTACAAAGAAAGACGATGCTGATGGTTTTAATGAATGTAAGACTGCTTCCGTGAAAGGTGGAACCATTGCTGGCAACGCAAGAAAAGAGACTGAAAAAGAATTAGGAAGACCAATTAGCACAACTGAGAACTATCTGCGAGAGCCTGAGTCAAAGAAAAGGAAAATACTGAAGTGA
- a CDS encoding helix-turn-helix domain-containing protein produces MEEQLLEKLGLTKGEIKVYLALNKVGESTVGPIGKESGVSKSKIYDILDKLIEKGLVGFIHKEGTKYFVANDPHMIVEYVERREEELAKTKKQVQDILPQLLLQRSSIDNKPIAEIYQGYQAMKAVRDELMLTYNPGETFLTVGCPKSANEILEGYFLEFHRQRLKRHVGMRIIYNADARKYGELRTKMKNTFVRYLPKQFPSPHWIDIFPEVVMFVLISKIPLTIVVRDKSMAESFRGYFELMWKNAKE; encoded by the coding sequence ATGGAAGAGCAGCTTTTAGAAAAATTAGGTTTGACAAAGGGCGAAATCAAAGTTTATCTCGCCCTGAACAAAGTGGGTGAGTCAACTGTTGGGCCAATTGGCAAAGAGAGCGGAGTTTCCAAATCAAAAATTTATGATATTCTAGACAAACTTATTGAAAAAGGGCTAGTGGGATTTATCCATAAAGAAGGAACTAAATATTTCGTTGCCAATGACCCCCACATGATTGTTGAATATGTTGAGCGACGCGAGGAGGAGTTAGCAAAAACCAAGAAACAGGTACAAGACATTCTTCCACAGCTATTACTCCAGCGATCTAGTATAGACAACAAACCAATTGCAGAGATTTACCAAGGTTATCAAGCAATGAAAGCAGTGCGTGATGAGCTCATGCTTACGTATAACCCAGGAGAAACGTTTCTTACAGTCGGCTGTCCCAAGTCAGCAAATGAAATTCTTGAAGGATATTTCTTAGAATTTCATCGACAGCGTTTAAAACGACATGTGGGAATGCGCATTATTTACAACGCTGATGCTCGAAAGTATGGAGAGTTACGCACAAAAATGAAGAATACGTTTGTGCGGTATTTGCCTAAACAATTTCCTAGCCCACATTGGATCGATATTTTTCCTGAAGTAGTAATGTTTGTGTTGATATCAAAGATTCCGTTAACGATAGTGGTACGAGATAAGAGCATGGCAGAGAGTTTTCGAGGTTATTTTGAATTGATGTGGAAGAATGCGAAGGAGTAA
- a CDS encoding ABC transporter substrate-binding protein, translating into MKKITLFGILIMVVLLVVGCTNQSPTGGVVVSHPNEPITIGALFPLTGGLAQYGEVSEKTARLIVDQINSQGGIDGQQLHLDVQDHQCDPKLAVSEFQQATQAKGIKIFTASACSGTALSIAPLLEQNDAVLLGTLLSTPKISGSSPRLFRNWAYDSKEAELFAQHIKESNYKNVGIIYEQTDYAAGLKISLEKFLEGSNVKVTSEAFATGTTDVRTQLLRLQQADIDVLFISPQTVTSGDIVLKQLSELGFNSKLIVNDNIVKSKDLVSRYAPLLESAIGGDFVIEQTKEGKEMLGKYKMKYGVECAQPNICLGVYDTMNFLSQAIDQVGTEPEAIEHYLKTSSYNGVTGLLRFDNLNDRANAEYSLFEIHNGEAVLSN; encoded by the coding sequence ATGAAAAAAATAACTTTATTTGGAATATTAATAATGGTGGTTTTGTTGGTAGTTGGTTGTACTAACCAAAGTCCAACGGGAGGAGTTGTAGTTTCTCACCCTAATGAACCAATTACTATTGGTGCATTATTTCCCCTGACTGGAGGATTAGCTCAGTATGGTGAAGTTTCCGAAAAAACTGCTCGTTTAATAGTGGACCAAATCAATTCACAAGGTGGAATCGACGGACAGCAACTTCATCTTGATGTTCAAGACCATCAATGCGATCCAAAACTTGCCGTAAGTGAGTTTCAACAAGCAACCCAAGCAAAAGGCATCAAAATCTTTACTGCCAGCGCCTGCAGCGGAACTGCTCTTAGTATTGCTCCACTTTTAGAACAAAACGATGCTGTACTACTTGGTACACTTCTCTCAACACCAAAAATCAGTGGGTCTTCTCCACGACTCTTTCGCAATTGGGCGTACGATAGTAAAGAAGCAGAATTATTTGCTCAACATATCAAAGAGAGCAACTACAAAAACGTCGGTATAATTTACGAGCAAACTGATTATGCAGCTGGGCTTAAAATCTCACTTGAAAAATTCCTCGAAGGATCTAACGTGAAAGTAACTAGTGAAGCATTCGCAACAGGCACAACTGATGTTCGTACTCAGCTACTCCGCTTGCAACAAGCAGACATTGATGTACTCTTCATCAGTCCACAAACTGTAACTAGTGGTGATATCGTACTCAAACAACTTAGCGAGCTTGGCTTTAATAGTAAACTTATTGTCAACGATAATATCGTCAAGTCAAAAGACTTAGTCTCACGATATGCTCCTTTGCTCGAAAGTGCAATTGGTGGAGATTTTGTCATTGAACAAACCAAAGAAGGAAAAGAAATGCTTGGCAAGTACAAGATGAAATACGGAGTAGAATGTGCACAACCAAACATTTGCTTAGGTGTGTATGATACGATGAATTTTCTCAGTCAAGCCATTGACCAAGTAGGAACAGAACCAGAAGCGATTGAACACTATCTTAAAACGAGTAGCTACAATGGAGTAACTGGGTTGCTTCGATTTGATAATTTGAACGATCGTGCAAACGCGGAATACTCTCTCTTTGAAATCCATAACGGAGAAGCAGTGCTTTCGAATTAA
- a CDS encoding 2OG-Fe(II) oxygenase family protein: protein MAFSYLKLKREIREKNYALVKSSISMQKLELGALYFLHLLESEEFKNNFAAVKIDPDNRSSRIGYFQKTTLKSYPTTTDFFHYNDFFENYFTTEVREANPQLKKFLELARQIYDESKYLMQQIILSFEKDFPEIHQRFFPIEKKPYFYLRFLKYHPDPDSTHLVLGHYDRGACTLALTESGPGLRIGKDEENLAYVEHDPHEVLFLPGLMFPEVTNGEFTPAWHDVPNQEQCWDEKTARWSIVFFAGYSGMRNVHFEEAHTAKEEKKEKS, encoded by the coding sequence ATGGCTTTTTCATATCTTAAATTGAAACGAGAGATTAGGGAGAAGAATTATGCGTTAGTTAAGAGTTCTATTTCAATGCAAAAGTTGGAATTGGGAGCTTTGTATTTTCTTCATCTTCTGGAATCTGAAGAATTTAAGAACAACTTTGCAGCAGTTAAGATTGATCCAGATAATCGTAGTTCTCGTATAGGTTATTTTCAAAAGACAACCCTCAAGAGTTATCCCACAACCACTGACTTTTTTCATTACAATGATTTTTTTGAAAATTATTTTACCACAGAAGTCCGAGAAGCAAACCCACAATTAAAAAAATTTCTCGAACTTGCACGTCAAATTTATGATGAAAGTAAGTACCTCATGCAACAAATTATTCTCTCTTTTGAAAAAGATTTTCCTGAAATCCATCAACGCTTCTTTCCGATTGAGAAAAAGCCATATTTTTATTTACGCTTTTTGAAATATCATCCAGACCCGGATTCAACACATCTGGTATTAGGTCATTATGATCGCGGTGCATGTACACTTGCTCTTACAGAAAGCGGACCGGGATTGCGTATTGGCAAAGATGAAGAGAATCTTGCTTATGTAGAACATGATCCTCACGAGGTGCTATTCTTGCCAGGATTGATGTTTCCAGAGGTGACAAATGGAGAGTTTACTCCTGCATGGCATGACGTACCTAACCAAGAGCAATGTTGGGATGAGAAAACAGCACGTTGGTCAATTGTGTTTTTCGCGGGATATAGCGGGATGCGCAATGTGCATTTCGAAGAAGCACATACAGCAAAAGAAGAAAAAAAAGAAAAAAGTTAA
- a CDS encoding NUDIX hydrolase, with translation MKTKGPWRVDVSKVIYRNPWLMLEEDEVEHSGVKSVFGYVTLKDGAHVLPIDEEGNVYLLEEFRYGIGKEVIEVAGGAIEKGETPLAAATRELAEELGIKAGRMVELGIIYPLPTYALYKVHLYLALDLTFCAPQPEIVETFKIVKMPFHKAVEMVDSGEIPNSQAIVVLLKAQRWMEKNRKN, from the coding sequence ATGAAAACAAAAGGCCCATGGAGAGTGGATGTAAGTAAAGTTATCTATAGAAATCCGTGGTTAATGCTTGAGGAAGATGAAGTAGAACATTCTGGTGTTAAATCTGTTTTTGGATATGTTACTTTAAAAGATGGGGCACATGTCCTTCCGATTGATGAAGAGGGTAATGTTTACCTCTTAGAAGAATTTAGATATGGGATTGGAAAAGAAGTGATTGAAGTTGCAGGAGGCGCTATTGAAAAAGGCGAGACACCACTTGCTGCGGCTACACGAGAGTTAGCGGAAGAGTTAGGTATTAAAGCAGGAAGGATGGTGGAGTTAGGGATCATTTATCCCCTTCCTACGTATGCACTGTATAAAGTTCATTTGTATTTAGCGTTGGATTTAACTTTTTGCGCCCCACAACCTGAAATTGTGGAGACTTTTAAGATTGTGAAAATGCCGTTTCATAAAGCAGTGGAAATGGTCGATAGTGGAGAGATCCCAAACTCCCAAGCGATAGTGGTGTTGTTGAAAGCACAAAGGTGGATGGAGAAAAATAGAAAGAATTAA
- a CDS encoding flap endonuclease-1 — MGLSIKDLVPRKEITVKNLSGKIVAIDTMNMLYQFLTSIRGVDGALLTDKKGRVTSHLIGLFSRTATLMENGVKPVFVFDGTPPALKQKTWEKRKMAKADASAKLLVAEEAGDYDQMKKLSARTAVLTKEMIVDAQRVIAALGLPIVQAPSEGEAQAAYMVSMKDAYACVSQDYDTLIFGAPRLIRNLSLEGKRRKKGTLAIEVVLPEEVILSEVLDSLKLTQDQLIALAILVGTDYNPGGIKGIGPKKALKLLQEHKDDFEKVFELVKWKESYPDLAWKEVFDTIKHIPVTKEYTLEWKKIKEDELKTLLVDEYNFSAERVAARLSKLGSEQQKMSQKGLSQFF; from the coding sequence ATGGGCCTTTCTATTAAAGATCTTGTTCCACGTAAGGAAATTACGGTGAAGAACCTGTCTGGAAAAATCGTCGCTATTGATACGATGAATATGTTATATCAATTTCTTACTTCGATTCGAGGTGTTGATGGCGCGTTGCTTACAGATAAGAAAGGTCGTGTTACGTCCCATTTGATTGGATTGTTTAGTCGTACTGCAACATTGATGGAGAATGGAGTAAAACCGGTCTTTGTGTTTGATGGAACTCCTCCAGCACTCAAGCAAAAAACGTGGGAGAAACGCAAGATGGCAAAGGCAGATGCTTCTGCGAAATTACTTGTTGCTGAAGAAGCTGGTGATTATGATCAAATGAAAAAACTGTCTGCACGCACGGCAGTACTTACGAAAGAGATGATTGTTGATGCGCAAAGAGTGATTGCCGCGTTAGGATTACCTATTGTTCAAGCACCATCAGAGGGCGAGGCGCAAGCAGCATATATGGTTAGTATGAAAGATGCGTATGCGTGTGTTTCACAGGATTATGATACCCTTATTTTTGGTGCGCCACGTTTAATTCGTAATCTTTCTTTGGAGGGAAAACGACGTAAGAAAGGAACATTGGCAATTGAAGTGGTGTTGCCAGAAGAAGTAATTCTAAGTGAGGTATTAGACTCATTGAAATTAACGCAAGATCAATTGATTGCGCTGGCGATTTTAGTGGGTACAGATTACAATCCTGGTGGTATCAAAGGCATTGGGCCTAAAAAAGCGTTGAAATTATTGCAAGAACACAAGGATGATTTTGAAAAAGTGTTTGAGCTTGTGAAGTGGAAAGAGAGTTATCCCGATTTAGCATGGAAAGAAGTCTTTGATACAATCAAGCATATTCCCGTAACCAAAGAGTATACATTAGAATGGAAGAAGATAAAAGAGGATGAGTTGAAAACCCTGCTTGTAGATGAGTATAATTTCAGTGCTGAACGTGTTGCGGCACGTTTAAGTAAATTGGGTAGTGAACAACAAAAGATGAGCCAGAAAGGGCTTAGTCAATTCTTTTGA